In one Pseudomonas sp. SCA2728.1_7 genomic region, the following are encoded:
- a CDS encoding ABC transporter substrate-binding protein — protein sequence MPVKLPAAKRLLAHPVKALLCGVALLLSQPLSATAEPLKLGDQSGLTQALLHAAGEDQHLAYALSWHPFLAGTTMLEALSAGAIDAGVVGNAPPVFAQAGGFDIRIIGVASGAQNNNALLVPAGSGVQQVADLKGQRVAVAKGSSGHYLLLAALHKAGLTPRDVNIAYVSPVDAQNAFASGKLDAWAVWYPFVGQATSRGARVLVDGSAWPETGLNFTVASLQALNDPQRTGPLGDLLARLARAQAWATAHPEEWAEVFAQTTRLPVALVQEMLAHQALRYVPIESSVIASQQHLADLFASERLIPRPLQVGQIFDDRFNPLLPSHP from the coding sequence ATGCCGGTAAAACTTCCTGCTGCCAAGCGTCTGCTGGCACACCCTGTAAAAGCGCTGCTGTGCGGCGTTGCGTTGCTGCTCAGCCAGCCGCTGTCGGCCACTGCCGAGCCGTTGAAACTGGGCGATCAGAGCGGTTTGACCCAGGCATTGCTGCATGCCGCCGGCGAAGATCAACACCTTGCCTATGCGCTGTCCTGGCACCCGTTTCTGGCCGGGACTACGATGCTCGAAGCGTTGAGCGCCGGAGCGATCGATGCCGGTGTCGTGGGCAATGCACCGCCGGTGTTCGCGCAGGCCGGTGGCTTCGACATCCGCATCATCGGCGTCGCGAGCGGTGCACAAAACAACAATGCGCTGCTGGTTCCCGCAGGCTCCGGCGTTCAGCAGGTCGCCGATCTGAAAGGTCAGCGGGTGGCCGTGGCCAAGGGCAGCAGCGGGCATTATTTGTTGTTGGCCGCGCTACATAAAGCAGGCCTCACGCCTCGGGATGTGAACATCGCCTACGTCAGTCCGGTGGACGCACAGAATGCGTTTGCCAGCGGCAAGCTTGATGCCTGGGCGGTGTGGTATCCCTTCGTCGGCCAGGCGACATCGCGCGGTGCACGGGTTCTGGTCGATGGCAGCGCCTGGCCGGAAACCGGGTTGAATTTCACCGTCGCCAGTCTGCAGGCACTGAATGATCCGCAGCGGACAGGGCCGTTGGGCGATTTGCTCGCCAGGCTGGCCCGCGCTCAAGCCTGGGCCACGGCACACCCTGAAGAATGGGCCGAAGTTTTCGCGCAAACCACACGACTCCCCGTGGCGCTGGTGCAAGAAATGCTCGCGCATCAAGCTCTTCGCTATGTGCCGATCGAATCCTCGGTCATCGCCTCGCAACAGCATCTGGCCGACCTGTTTGCCAGCGAACGTCTGATTCCGCGACCACTGCAGGTCGGTCAGATCTTCGACGATCGCTTCAACCCTTTACTGCCAAGCCACCCATAA
- a CDS encoding helix-turn-helix domain-containing protein — MSLHAKHPSFAAITDAAPLPARTVVVLAFDDLLLLNAAGPLEVFAAIPRVLAAPYSASPPYRLLVASPHGGQVMSISGISVTTCSLEQIDAMAPVIDTLIVAGGPGMAALEADEAACAWLRRRSVDIRRLCSIGTGSFALAAAGLLDGREVVTHWKFAAELQARYPAVRCQTDALYLHDGNLWTCGGATAGIDLALGLVEQDLGADAALALARYFTVFMWRDAEQPQLSASLNAQSKALRTDPDARLARLHAWIAANLNGDLRVERLAEQFGMSPRHFARAYVAATGETPAQAVENLRLETATRLLKTTREPIKRIAETAGFGREERMRRAFQKHLGISPHGYRSEMKAAATGAVQPLGIALAGLAQ, encoded by the coding sequence GTGTCGCTCCATGCCAAACACCCCTCCTTTGCTGCCATCACGGACGCCGCGCCGCTGCCTGCTCGCACTGTCGTGGTGTTGGCGTTCGATGACTTGCTGCTGCTCAATGCGGCCGGCCCGCTTGAGGTGTTTGCAGCCATACCGCGCGTGTTGGCTGCGCCCTACAGCGCAAGTCCGCCGTACCGCTTGCTGGTGGCATCGCCGCATGGCGGTCAGGTGATGTCCATTTCCGGCATCAGCGTGACCACCTGTTCGCTGGAACAGATCGATGCCATGGCCCCGGTGATCGACACGCTGATCGTCGCCGGTGGGCCGGGCATGGCCGCGCTTGAAGCTGACGAAGCCGCGTGCGCTTGGCTACGCCGCCGCTCGGTTGACATCCGTCGGCTGTGCTCGATCGGTACGGGTTCGTTTGCCTTGGCCGCAGCGGGCCTGCTCGATGGCCGCGAAGTGGTGACACACTGGAAATTCGCTGCCGAACTGCAGGCGCGCTACCCGGCAGTACGCTGCCAGACCGATGCGCTGTATCTGCACGATGGCAACCTCTGGACCTGCGGCGGCGCCACTGCCGGTATCGATCTGGCCCTTGGTCTGGTTGAACAAGACCTCGGTGCCGATGCGGCGCTGGCCCTGGCGCGGTACTTCACGGTGTTCATGTGGCGTGATGCCGAACAGCCGCAGCTCAGTGCCTCGCTCAATGCTCAATCCAAGGCCCTGCGCACCGACCCGGACGCGCGTCTGGCGCGGCTGCACGCATGGATCGCGGCGAACCTGAACGGAGACTTGCGCGTCGAGCGGCTGGCCGAACAATTCGGCATGAGCCCGCGCCATTTTGCCCGTGCCTATGTCGCCGCCACCGGAGAAACCCCGGCGCAAGCGGTGGAGAACCTGCGTCTGGAGACGGCGACTCGACTACTCAAGACCACCCGCGAGCCGATCAAGCGCATTGCCGAAACGGCGGGATTTGGCCGCGAGGAACGTATGCGCCGGGCCTTCCAGAAGCATTTGGGCATCAGTCCCCACGGCTACCGCAGTGAAATGAAAGCCGCTGCGACGGGAGCGGTGCAGCCGTTGGGCATTGCACTCGCCGGGCTGGCCCAATGA